Part of the Vigna angularis cultivar LongXiaoDou No.4 chromosome 1, ASM1680809v1, whole genome shotgun sequence genome, ACGTTTTTAATCTATTTGTGATTTAGaagtgttgtttatttttgtgtgATATGGATGGAATTGGGTGTGCAGTTGTGGATGCTaccatttgtttttcactttcgTGTTTATGTGTTAGTTTGCAGCATCGAGGGTCGCCCAATTTGGTCCCTATAGTTATTGCCAAAGTACCATTTTATCAAACTGACATTGATTCATGCATAGGTCACGCCAAACACTTTGCCGCATTCGTATCATTTTCGGTTAGACATATACAAAACTCAGAAAGttaccttcttctccttcttcataTAACACTCCACAACTCCTACTCGTGCACTCAACGTATTTCACCACATGCTTCTCATCATCATCTCTCTTATCCAACGGCTACCCTTTTTAAGCACGTGCTTATTACCATTCCTACTTCTCTTCTCTCCAATACTTTCTCCACTGCGTGGCACATTTCTCTCCATCTAACACCCCATGTGCTAACCTTCCTCATTTGCCACTTCCTTCTCTCACCATTGCCTTTGTTTCTTCTAACTCTGTTATGTCATTTTACACCCTTTAGCATTTATTCTCATAAAAGATTCTAACAAATCCCTTATATAGTTCAAAGGCGTCACAGTCAAAAGTACCTCCAACAATTCATAGCTCGCTACACTCTATCTTCACCTCTTACTGGAACTTTCTCCCAAATGATCCAGCATTTCTATGGATCAACCTACCAATATGTATATATGCACTATCCAAATCACCTTCAGTAAATCATCCACATTTTTCCAACACTCACTCACATACCTAACATTTCTTTTCCCCAAACCATTCCTTCTCCGTATACCTAATTCAACTAATTAACTTTCTCTTAATCATTACTGTTAGATCACCTTTTCAATTATTGGATCATCATTAATTAACATCGATCATCTTCCTCTTTAACATATCTCATTCATAATCTCACAACATAATGTAACTTAAACATCAACAACCGATACTAACATCTAACTGcaaaataatcatataaatttTGTGGAAAACAccctttttcatttctattctTTTCGTCCGATTAGGTTACTTATAACATATAATTACTGTAGATGTAaaacatacttttttttttaagtaggTCACTTCATGAAACACGACATTTTATGCTCATTATGATTTTAACACTCAAAGATTTCTTACATGGCAAATAAGAAGCACAGGTTCTATGCCGAGTATGATCATAACTTATGCAGGATGTGATAGGATGTGATGTCTTTTACGTCAGACATCCTCTTATAATCGACATAATAATATtgctcttttcttttcaaaatgatGTTTCTTTTGGGACCAACTCAAAAcctgtaataaaaaaaaatgcattctAACCGAACAAtgcttatatatttaattagttttagcaaaacaaaatagttattataacTGGATAATCACATTCAAATGAATCATCTTAGCTATTTAACTAAAACTAGGAGCAAATCACACAactatttaaaagtttatacaAAAAAAGGAATGAGTGTATGCATAGAGAAAATATGATGcaaaagtttatataaataagGAATGAGTGTGTGCATAGAGAAAATGTGATGCAATAGTCATATTTTGGCCCTTTcagttaaaatatcaatatCGGTCTCACCTTTGATTAACTGAAATGAACACGGgattcaataatataatttaaaatatgactAAGAATTTAAAACTTACCCTTTAATAAGATTTTCATTTCATTGGTGACTTATAATTTAATGGAAAAAACAACCTAACAATGTAGCCTCGAAATATAATGAcatttaattaatgtttgaaaCGACAACAACGTatgataattataaaagaacAAATTATTCATGATTAGCCGGTCTATTTATTAAGCCAAATATATGTGCTTTTTAGTCTTTCATCTATGTTTGTAAGTATTATAGATCAACACATTTGTATTCCAAGACTTTTGAATGAGTTGGAACTCAactaattcatatatatttctcttttcCATACTCAATTTGTTGATGTACCTAAATAAATGAATGTATTGGTTAAAcgtaatttttaaaagtattaaaaaacaaaattaactaaaaatatgaCTTACAACGGCGGCACGATTGAAATATTTAACACGAAAGTTCCTTTGGTTATCTCATATACATCTCGTTGGGAAATGTATAGTGGAACAAAAAAGTTATCTTctctaaaaaaattgttgtccCACTTTAACTACAAATGATAATATGGTCCATAATTGATTAATAGGGTCATCTTCAATTTCTGTTTTGTCATTATCATCTTCCAAATCAACTACGAATacaaattagaaaagaaaaagatattaaGTATCGACCTCAATGTCGTATATAGTTGAACACTTGTAAAAGATGACACACCAATATGATCGAATAGAAATGTCCGCAAGCAAAATGAAGCACAAAGAGAGAATGAAATGAATGACTGAATTACTAGAGAGGACCACAAAAATATCATCACAAGAAACTTTCATTCATAACACAAAAATGTAAGGAAAAAGATAAATCAGGTCTATAATAAGACATTATAAATCCATTTTCATAAGCTTAACGTAGAAAAGTtcattttatcaacaaaaacacattatttacgaatgtttttttaatacatgTAACATGAATTATgcattttaataaagtttttttaatattatattatatagtattagaaaatataattccCTTAATTTGCTTACCTTATTTCTAGTTGACATGTAGGGTGTAGAGGATTAAAGGAGAtgagttttatataaaattaggaAGTGATAAAATGTGAAGAAAATTAGGTATAAATGTCTTCATTGTTTTAATGAGGTGATCTGAGTGGTAGGAAATAAGGCATGAGACAGAGACAGAGATAGAAAAGTTTAATGGGTGATGATCCCAACTAATATAGCAACCTACTAAGGTCTGTGTCCTAAGCTTAACCTGCTTTCCACAATCTAGGAAAAAAATGTGATGATATCAGAAGAAGacaatttattttctgttttgcagtAAACCGTGGAGATTGAGATTCTGTGATTGATGCACAGAGAAGTGACACATAATAAGGGTGAAAGTGTTGTGCACTTTCTAAGTACTGTTAGGCAGAACTGATATGTATAATTATGAATGACATTTAGGTACTTGAAAGGAAGCTGGTGAACTGCCATCTGCCACTTCTCGTCTTCAATGATAATGAACAAAGTTTTCTCAGCTTTGGGTTAGCTGGCAACTGTCCTACAAACTAAACTTGTCGACCACACCCACCCAATAGTCAAAAAGTCTGTCTTCTTGTCTTAATTACAGGCCCCTCGTCGGTGATATATACCTTAAACTATACAATTTccaataacaatatataaataataacccTACTTCCTTCGTATAACTCACTCATTCCTATATTCACATTTCCATTACTTTTGACAACTTATGaatcttttaattcaattcagCTCTTTTAACATAAATGGAACATGACACGATATAAGCTTTACCTGTGCTTTTTGTAAAGGAGAAACTCGACAGCAAACGACAGAatgacaattcaaattaatGTTGAGCAGCATCACTCTTAAACTTGGATCCAATGCATACATTAGACATTTTCCATCAATTACAAGAGCTAATTTTGGTCCAGATAGGGAGTGAAAATAGTCTGTGCTTCTTCAAGGCATTTCTTCAGCTCTTTTTTCACTTCTTCTTTGATAAACCGTGCAATCTCCACTTGGTCACcctaaaaaaatacaaataatgtaattattacAGTCAGAAACACTAAGGACTGTGAACACAACATGGTAGCAAGAAGGGCCAGTACCCTGTCTTCAACTTCTCTGATTGCATCAGTTTCTGAACTAATCACAAATTGCTTCATCTCATTGTTTATCAAGTTGCATGCTGCAGCACGAGGGTGGAAGCATCATATAATATGAACTCAGACTAACAAAAGCATAACAAGAAGACAAAGAAAAATACTGGTCGACTTCTAAACAGTCTCACCATAGGCTATGTTTATAGCTGTTTCAATCTTGTCCCCTGTAAGAACCCAAATTTTAATACCAGCTCTTTGAAGAGTCTCTATGCAAGCAGGTACACCCTCTTGAAGCTTGTCTTCTATGGCTGTGCTACCAATTAAAATGAGATCATTTTCGATAAGTTCTGCCACCTGTATCATTTCAAGATGCATAAGAGTATAATAATTCACATTACTATCTTTgcaaaatgaaattcaaacaTTCATTACTCAAGTTTTGTGCTACCAATTAATTCTCGTTTCTAGCAATGTAATTATTAGATCGTTTTTGTAGACTTAAATAATCAATAGCTGTTATAAATCATAATTGACTGTCACATTAATTGTTATGTAAAAACTAGTTTTCAAGACAAACTTTTTCATTGCCTTTTTGTAGATGAAGTACAAAAAGCTTATGTAGACATTTGTAGTagttaattttgtatataaactAATCAATTGTCATggataaaagagaagaaaagaagttcACTGAAAAATATTCTAGCTTTTCTaatccaaattttcaaaatatgttgtTTATCATAAAATcccctttttctttgttaagATTACAATATAGGACTGCAATTTAAACTATTAAACACCTTTGAATTGCACTAACATTTACTTACTATGAATCGGAATATGATCCTGAAAATAAAACATAGCCAAACATGCTCTATGAAGCTTCAAACAAAATCGTTGCAATAAGGTAGCGAATTGTGGAtctaagaataataaaaatagcaTAATTGTTTTTCCCAATCATCATATCAGGATTCAACTCTCATTGCAGCATTTAACTTATCAAGCAATGATAAGcatcaaattatcatttatcaCTTCAGAAAAATAAGGGAATTGAAGATAAGTTGAGATGTGTTCCTAAATTTTCAGACAGTTGTGGTTTAGcgttttgttgtttttgaacagAGTGCATGTGGAAAGTGCAACATTTATTGGTAGTTAAAAACTAGCTCAAGAAGTTCCTTGAAGAACCACAGGGCCATTTTCCCTTTACCGAACCAAAATTAGCAACTGATGGGAAATATCAAACGTATTCACTGTCAAAGTTTAAGAGTAATGCTACGGGATTAGTTGtttctttctaatatttttgCTACAACGAAGTTTTGTTGCAAGGACAGGTATTGAACTAAAATCAATAAGAAAAGTGCATTATGCTGCTCAATATAGGAAACAGTAACAAAATTGCTACCCTTTGGGGTTGTTAGAAAGGTATTAAAAATATAGGTAGTAATTAGTTGCATTGGAAAATTGCTATACCTTGTAACTCTAAGTTGTACCTATTTTTGTACTTAGGACTCTAGTTTGGGTGGTGGATCTTTCTTTCCTCTTCCCTCTACTCATTATATTATGATTGTATCAATACAAATGAGAACATATGAGAGGAGTGATTAAGCTCTATCTATATCCTCTCCTTCATTTATCTCAACTTCGTATCAATGAGTTAATCCTGCTTTGCTGGTTTCAGTCTTTGGCAAAATACCCGTTGTCTGCCATGGCCATTTTTTCCTGTAACCACCGGATATGGAGAGTATCTCTCCAGGAGACAGTCAACCCTGCCAGCCTCAAAAGTTAAATCTGCTCCACGCACCACCACACACACACTCTTGTTTGCTGCCGCTAGGCAGCTAACATCCACACGTTGCCTTCCTCTCATTGGAGCCTTCCACGGGAGAAAAGCCATATATGGACGGGTTAAACTCAATGGTGGCAGAAGAGAGGTCAAAAGAGACAATAACGGAAAAAGCCATGATAAATAGGAAAGAAAAACCTTAAAAATCCAAGATTCTCCAATCAATGCacttgaaagagaaaaaaaacaacctCGATGTTCTAAATAGTTACGTGCGACCATGCACGATGAAcctgaaagaggaaaaagagcTACCTCAACGCTTTGAATTGCTGCGAGACATGCCACCATGCATGACGAAAATGAGAGAGATCCACAACTTTAAAAGGCCCTAAAAGCACATAAGAGCTCCAATGAAGACGTTGTTAATGGCATGGTGGTCGCCTGACCAAGATGATCAAAACCGTGTGATCGTCGGTCGAAACTAAAACTTCGATAGACGCCACCGCCGCCGCCGGTAACAGCGAATGTAGCGGCAGAGgcaacataatattttttttctcaaaagaacCTTATGCTCTAGATActatgttgaatatagtgaaaattatgtatgatGTTGAGATTGGTTGCGCAACAAAATGGTTTTAGAGAGTGTGTTAAGGTCAATAACCAAGaggggaggggtgaattggttcttttaaaaattatgattttcttttagaacTTTCATCGAACAATTTAAGTGCTAAAGTTATAGAGtcaaagaaaatcaacacaattTATTTCATCctagttcgaatcaaaagattctacgtccagtcgttaattaCTATAAACAATGATTAACCTTTTCcagtaaaaatattgtttcagaTTACAAAcatattatacaaataataagaaacagaaaacaccttccttcgacacacGATGGAAGAACCTTGCTCAATCAATTTGAAGATAACTGCTTCGACTTTAGACGCACTAAACTCAAACTTCTcttattcacaagacttgattTGAACACTCTAAGATTTGAGAACTTCCTAAGAACAAAtttgtattctcaaaatggcttAGTTACCTTTTCACACACACAGAGTTCCCTTAGGcacacaactctaatact contains:
- the LOC108321397 gene encoding phospholipid-transporting ATPase 3, whose amino-acid sequence is MHLEMIQVAELIENDLILIGSTAIEDKLQEGVPACIETLQRAGIKIWVLTGDKIETAINIAYACNLINNEMKQFVISSETDAIREVEDRGDQVEIARFIKEEVKKELKKCLEEAQTIFTPYLDQN